The Erigeron canadensis isolate Cc75 chromosome 1, C_canadensis_v1, whole genome shotgun sequence genome segment CTGCATCTTTTCTCCCATTCTGATCCAGTGGGCAGTAGCATCACAATTGTTTGCTGTCATTAGATCCACCAATCCTTCTTCTCCTTCAAGATAGATAACATAAGGACTCAGATTCATATTCACCGAGTCAGAGTCAGAACTGTGCACGCTATAATCACCTTTAATAAAATTCCTCAACCTCAAGAACCCGCTCACAAAGAAGATAGACACAAGCCTGATCATCTTGCAAGAAACAACCAAACCTTTTTGTGTCCCGATAAACATAcgaaaaatatgaaattttcctCTATGAACTAGCTTTCTGCACTGGCGATTGCATATTGTTAACTTTAACGGCTGGACCTGCCAGAAGAGCATCCGTTTAATCCAATATCTTTCTGCAAAAAACTCTCGTCGACAGGCCACTTGAGCCTTTATTGGACATCTGAAATTTATAGTCATGAACCATCTAAAAGCAGGTGAAATTGTGCCGACACAGACTGCAACTGTTTGGCTCATGAAGACGAGAGTAGTGGACCACTTGTAATCAGAATTTCCATGGCAAAATCTGAAAGACCAAGGCATGAAGCGGGTTCTGAGTATGGCTTCAGCTAAGATCAGTGTGCTAAAAAGACAAAACGCTCCAGCAGCTGAGCATGGTGCAGATCGTCCAATCACAAATTGAGGGCTCGAAGTATATGCCATCATCCAGTACTTCCCTAAATCTTGTTTTAGCCTATCCGCTACCGACAAGTTTCTTTGATTGAAGCACACTTTATTTgcttttttcaacttcttttcaTATGTTATATCCAGATAATACTTTATTGTTGGAGTAGCCAAAGTTATAGAACACAAGATTGCAAGTAAAATAAGCATAACTAGCATAATCAAAGCATGTTCTACCCAAAACTCAAAAATAACACCTGTACCCATTTGTATGCAGATATTTGTGATTGCTGTGATGACAAGAATCCCCAAAGCTataatattcatcaacaattccGTATCTTCCATGGCTCCTAAAGAAGGCAGTAAGTTGCCCATCACAATACATATGAAAGCCGAACTGCTTACTTTCGCTAGCTGATCTTGTCGACGAGGCATGGCTGCATTCAAATCGACAGAAAACTTGATCGCAATTGCTATAAAAGTAAGAGTTGTGGCATTGAGGGTGAAGAATCTGCATGGAAACCAAAATTTCTTGTATCTAAAACCTTGCAGGGCATCCATTGCCATGGCTATGCCACAGATTACTGATGCTGCTGCTACGTAGATACCGATCCATGGCATCGGATCATTGAACTTTGAGTTGTTTAATGACCCGTCTGCCGTGCAGCCACTGTTGTACATGattgagttttttttgttacaCTTTGAGTATGAGTTCTAAAAAGAGTGATTGAATCCTTTTTTGCTTTCTAAGGGGAAAGATCCTTGAAATGTGTTTATTAtagagtatatatatttgtctcACAATATTTGCACAGTTGTTCCAAGATTCATGAGACTTCTATTTTACTTTGACCAGATTTGGTTATGTAGTGTTGTTTGTTTTTGTCTACTTGGTGGAATTATAAATTTTCTTTATTCCTTCCATAAAAaatcatgtatttatttatatctcgAATCGGTTTTAAACATCATCTAAGACTGGAATTATTTTCCACCACATGAATTCAAGTATAGAAAAGGGCTCAAGTTATCCATTGATTACTACTTattctttgttttacttttaaagtcAAACGACCCTACACATAGAGTTGTTGAGCTTTTTATACCAAACTttataataaatgaaagttattaaatatatatctaatgtaTTCGTATAAATTagtaatagttgatgaaagggAATACCAACCAATAAACATGTTAAAGTATAGAGGAAAAgaactatatataattttgtttagtggTATTCGAGTTAGAGTGCCATCAAAGACAACCAACACTCTTGACTTTTCACATGTTTCCCAAGTTCACAAAAATCTTATAAGCAACTTTGTGAAAGAGGAAACGTATTACTACTAGTGAAAATATATAGGTCTAGTTAGTATGAGGGTCGCACAaccattaaacatatataaaaatgaaagttttaGATTCAAAATTTATCtccatattaattttttttaatgttacaaAATTTCTCcctaaaatattggtatgtttaTAGATATGTCTAAAAAAACTGATGCTGATCACAACATGATCGGTAGTTAAGtttcatatatacaaaaaataatgaCTTTGTGTAATCTGTTTGTTTGAAATTAAATTAGCTGCTGGTCTAGTGGTCTTGTCTACCAAAATTTTAGTAAGCCTACCAATAAGTCATATCTAGATATGATTACTCTTTAACAAAGGAAAGCAAAAGAGGATCTCGTCGAAAGATCTCCATGTCTTGTTTCTTTAGACTCACAAGTGCTTCCATGCCATCGATCACCATCGGGAGCATCATATCCATGGCAATAAATGAATTCCCTTTGCTGGTTTCGGGTGATGGTTTAATCATTTTGATGATTCTTGGTTTAATAccacatataataataatagcaataTATATTGTCAATTAGACAATTAGTACATATAAtaactaacaataataataatattaaatccCACATGAGGGAATTAAAATGTTTAAGGCATGGTACTGGTACGTCCATTTATTAATTGcttctaataaaaaaatgaacacAAATTCATATGCAGGGTAGTTCATGGGAGTCTTTGTAAGTCCTCAACCACTAGATTTCCTCAAGCATTGTTAATACCTGAAATAAATTGCTCGAAATATTGACATTATATGGTTAGTGAGTTTTcaggtttatatataaaaaaaataatcgatTCCGTATTGAAATCAAGGTATATGTGTGTCATTAGTACATAATAAAGAGAAATACTCACGAAAgcaacatggttggatcagtggtaaacaccctctCCTCTGAagacagaggttatgggttcgatcctcatcccatgcaaaggttagagagtcttttctaccatttaagtagaacatggaagcagtctctctacttgcATGGATGCAACACAAGAGCATGAACGTACGGACGGTCCTAATCAGGGACCAAAATGAATATTGCCCCATAAACATGTACTCAATGTCAGATCTAGGATTTCTAGCTGACAGGGgcttgaattttattttattttttaccttaAACTAGGTTGTAGCCGCCCAGTATTTTGGTTGGGAGCTAATGTAAATTTTCTCCTTTTACTGACAAAAACTTGCTTGAAAGGGAGGTGGTGACCACCCTAATAGCTCGTTTGCATCCGCCATAACGCATGTATAATTTGTCTATTACGTtacttatttttaataattcCATAAACACAAACAGGTTTGAAGCATTCACTGTTCCCGTACTTAAAGTTCTAATTCTTTATTCTAGAAGAACACATTAAATTAACTGTAGTATCTCAGAAAAAGGATCACCTCTTAACTCTTAAAATTGAGCGAgttatgatttttcaaaatcgACCTAAAATCTGCTCAGATTACGCAGTTTTGACCACTTAGCTTGTAAAGACTATTCTGTCTTAAAGTCGTTGTTTTGACTTGAAGCTATTTGGATCGATTAGAAAGTAGAGTCATTGAAATTCAATTTAGACCCAGGATTCATGATCAAACTCTATGTTATGACTTATGAATATGGCGTCAAGGACAGAACATGGCGGCCTAGGTTTCGGCACCTTGCATGTTTTTAAGCTggctttttttatatataaatggagGTGGAGatttatcataatttttttcaaaccAAATACTGCACATATCAAATTATTTCCTATAAACATTCACATATCTAGTATACCAGTAGAGTATACCATACTCAAGTATACAATTACTTTGCCTTGTCAAAGTCAAAGTTAAAGAAGTCAACTAGTAAAAGTCAAAGTAAAGGTCAAAAGTTTACTAACCGACTTTGGTGATGAATGGCACAACAGGCAAGCAGATCAGGGTTGGTTTGAAAGATGCTCATGTCTTGCTTTCCCAAACAGGCAAGCACTTCAATACCATCCCCATTCGGAGTATCCATTAGAATAAAGCTATTCTTTCCACAATTTCCGGCAATGGTTGCTTTCAACGCCTTCCCCCACCCGAAATCAATGCCATATGTAGGATACCCACACATGCTTGTACATATATAACAACAGCCTTCAACCTTTCTTTGGAACTCTTCTATAACCGTTTTAGAATACATGTTATTAGAATCAAGACCAAAAGCAGTTTCaatgtttttcaaattttggAATTGCTTCTTTTGGTTCCGGATCTCACTGATGATTGACTCTGGCTTCATGTCGTTttcattatttgtttgaatCTTCATTATCAATGAAAAGTTACCTATGGCCTTTTCGGGCAATGGCTTGATCATTTTGCTTCTTATGTTAATTGGAATGTGAACACCAGTCGGTTTGAAAGTAGATAACCCTGAATTGTTTTCGGTAGCTGCTGCCACCGCGCACGTAAAAAGTAGCCAACTCAAAACCTCTATACGAGTAAGGTTTGAGGCAGTTGTCATAGCTTTGACTTTGAGTTTGAGGcggtttatgtttaaatttggAAATACGAAACTCCTAACGACACAATCCTCAGATCTTTCAACTGAAAATCCATGTAACTTCATGTCTATATTTGGGAAATGATGAAAGTAAGGGTCACTGGGGGGGAGTTGATCACGTTTTTGGTCATCTTTGGAGCAAATGATGAAAGATTGTAAGTTCTGAGGTGTGAAGGGGTTGAAGAAGACGGTTTGATGATTTCGGTGTGAAACTTCCTTCTTCTAAAGCTTTCCAGACTGCCTGTCATATTTGTTAGATCAATTcaccaaaataaaaatacaaaactttTTAATGACCCTTTATATTAGGCTATATGTTAATTCTGCCATAAATTATACGAATTGAAGTCGGAGCAATTGATTAAAATAACACATCCTATCCTATATATTCGCATAACCTAACACGTTGGCATGTCTCCATCGAATCTATGTGCGACTATAGAGGCGAAAGTACGttgttataaataaaataaatgtttactGCTTTATGCAAATTGACATATCTTATAATGTgcaattaaaagaattaatgcTCAACGTTTGACTAAATTCAAGGGCCACATTACCGATTCGGAGCTCGACTCAAATAAGATACagttattttctttcttttttttttttgaatgaaaagaaaatgtaaCTTGACTCGTCCAAATTAAAAGTCAACTCAATCGGACCAAATATTCAATCCCAAGGTCATTTGAAACTCCATTAGTTGATTAATACATCCGAACTCACATTGGTAggatttttattattacatgtgtttttattattactagAATTGTATTCATTCATGAATATTAATAACATATCAACGACACAAAACTGCTAAGCTGAAACACGAGCAACACGTGTTAACTTCGTGTCGTTAACATGTTCGTGTTAGAAATTGCCAAACTATATACCAAACCAAAACAGCGAGGCATTGGAGATGATTAAACTGGCCCATTGTGATgatgttaatttatgtttatgtaataAATAACCAAACACGGAAAAAACAGCGCATGAAGCAAACATCGAGTTTGAAACCATACAAGAGTGTGGCATTGAAGATATGCTTAAACCCATTACTATGTTGTTAATTTAAGGTTTGAAACCCATTGCTATGTACTAAACTTATGCCCGCACAATGCACCGGCGGTGGGGAtagtgatggcggaggtggtgggGGTGGCAGTGGTGGCGGGATGTGGGCGACGTGaacataaaagtaattgattttaaaggtggtattgtagttaATTTAAGTGTTGAAGGATCTATACTGtgaattatttcattaagagtattataggtatatttgatgaagatgtttaaattcgtgaataaaggaaaaatgtatttttggtttttcaaagacagaatgtttaatggaaaaaaaaatgatttgttttatGAGATATTAAAGataatcaagaacataaactgaTCGAGTTGTAGTTGCTTCGAGCAGATAATCCATCAAAGCCCATATAAAAAGTTCTATTTGACCTAAGCCCGTTTAAACTTGTTACCCAGCCCGATCATTTTGCCAACTATATAAAAATCATCTTAAGACTTTCAAACCACTCAATGAGTCAAATCGTCAATGACTCACCTAGACCACACATGAATGTCATCAACCCATTTGAATCATACGTCCATACCCCTTTTAGCTATAATATTTCTAAATTTGAATTCTGTGTCATCAGACACATCTATGAACGCATTTAAAATAATGGCAATGTAATTTAAATACACTCATTTAAACATATAGATAATAAAACATGAAAAAGTTCCAGTATATTATAGGTAAGGAAATATGATTAGATAAAATTcgtattaattttatttataaaaggaTTTTTGGGAACTGCTGACGAAGATCAATAGATATTTATCCAAGTTGTTCACCATAACAACACAAACACTTGACTATAAtggaatcatatatatataggcgtCAGTACTTGATCTGAAACAGACCATAAAGTTATGCTATTTTATAACATTTGCTAATACCATTATTATTTAACCCATACCCGAAATTAACAGAAAGCAAGGAGGTGAGGGTCATTCTGGAGAATGTTCATGTCTTGCTTTCCCAAACACACAAGTGCTTCAATCCCATCTCCATCCGGAGCAtccaataataaaaaagtattcTTCCTTAGATTTCCTCCAAACGTTGTTTTCAATGGCTTTCCCCACCCGAAATCAATCTCATATGTCGGATACCTGCATAAACTCGTACAAATATACGCATTGTCAATAAACTCTTGATCTTTTCTAACAATTTCCCAAGAAGATATATCGACAAGACCAAACGCTTCTTGGATGTTTTTTAAAGCACGGAATTTCATCTTTTGCTTCTGGAGTTCATTGATGAACACCTCTGGCTTCATTTCGTTTTCGTTGTTTGCTAAAATCTTCATTATCATGTAAAGATTTCCTATTCTCCTTTTCGGCACTTGCTCCACCATTTTGTCTCTTATGTTTATAACATGGCCTACCGCAGCCGGCTTAAAAAACCCGGAGTTAGCCGCTACGACAGCCGACTTGTATAGTAGCCAATTTAAAACTTCTACACGGGTCAGGTTCGTAATGGGCTGTCCGGATTCAGCTGCCATGTCCATGACTTTCTTTTTAAGTTCGTTTATTTTCGAGTTGGGGAATACGAAACTCCTAGTGACACAATCTTTTGGCCCATCAAGTGAAAACCCATTGAAATTTAAGTTTACATTTGGGTAAGAAAAAAACTCGGGTTCAATTGGAGTTtcagtattattatttatgtttcctTTTAAGCAAAATCGTGTCGTTTGACCCCAATCGTTTAAAAAATGAATCAAACTGGTTCCATCAGCTATTTTATGAGACAACGAGGCTGCAACTGCCACTCCTCCGCATTTGAAATGGTTGACTTGAACCGCTAGTGGGATCATATGGTCGCTACTTTGATCATGACTTTTATTGTTTGACTCGTACCATACACGTTCGTATGGAAAGAGCTGGTCGAAATCTTCATGTTGTGATTTT includes the following:
- the LOC122597319 gene encoding uncharacterized protein LOC122597319, with the protein product MYNSGCTADGSLNNSKFNDPMPWIGIYVAAASVICGIAMAMDALQGFRYKKFWFPCRFFTLNATTLTFIAIAIKFSVDLNAAMPRRQDQLAKVSSSAFICIVMGNLLPSLGAMEDTELLMNIIALGILVITAITNICIQMGTGVIFEFWVEHALIMLVMLILLAILCSITLATPTIKYYLDITYEKKLKKANKVCFNQRNLSVADRLKQDLGKYWMMAYTSSPQFVIGRSAPCSAAGAFCLFSTLILAEAILRTRFMPWSFRFCHGNSDYKWSTTLVFMSQTVAVCVGTISPAFRWFMTINFRCPIKAQVACRREFFAERYWIKRMLFWQVQPLKLTICNRQCRKLVHRGKFHIFRMFIGTQKGLVVSCKMIRLVSIFFVSGFLRLRNFIKGDYSVHSSDSDSVNMNLSPYVIYLEGEEGLVDLMTANNCDATAHWIRMGEKMQPRNLIKLLEQSNSSSSFNGVQDFDSAKIPPLSSAEPPNCWALPIVTLTSIAVAIPNIKNELVEQLVSGVDEGLKYICEIEDYIDEKKHLKHVRKTAEIVWAGVELYYKWLDIDLYKLAHQEHQSETEVIKLLAEVSKEKFMEFSDKDMMHMNECLKEAPSRWPVRVLAANSMYKICETLLLTTQHEANERLFEKISLMICNILTAALTNLQHVISRQCHESKIEEREKSIRCAVLLFGKTRKILEIIDRKRPEDSDHGKLIHIDDWHQLSKLMDSLHSMSSSADEETAVSSPSDYCISIN
- the LOC122594412 gene encoding acyltransferase Pun1-like, with amino-acid sequence MKLHGFSVERSEDCVVRSFVFPNLNINRLKLKVKAMTTASNLTRIEVLSWLLFTCAVAAATENNSGLSTFKPTGVHIPINIRSKMIKPLPEKAIGNFSLIMKIQTNNENDMKPESIISEIRNQKKQFQNLKNIETAFGLDSNNMYSKTVIEEFQRKVEGCCYICTSMCGYPTYGIDFGWGKALKATIAGNCGKNSFILMDTPNGDGIEVLACLGKQDMSIFQTNPDLLACCAIHHQSRLVNF
- the LOC122584661 gene encoding acyltransferase Pun1-like is translated as MTIIVSYEIIKPSSPTSSHLKTYNLSLLDQISMDEFLPMVMFYPNTTQISRDIMTNDLKNSLSQTLTKYFPFAGRLAKTAPAYIDCNDAGAEFFEASIDNTLLDFLQKSQHEDFDQLFPYERVWYESNNKSHDQSSDHMIPLAVQVNHFKCGGVAVAASLSHKIADGTSLIHFLNDWGQTTRFCLKGNINNNTETPIEPEFFSYPNVNLNFNGFSLDGPKDCVTRSFVFPNSKINELKKKVMDMAAESGQPITNLTRVEVLNWLLYKSAVVAANSGFFKPAAVGHVINIRDKMVEQVPKRRIGNLYMIMKILANNENEMKPEVFINELQKQKMKFRALKNIQEAFGLVDISSWEIVRKDQEFIDNAYICTSLCRYPTYEIDFGWGKPLKTTFGGNLRKNTFLLLDAPDGDGIEALVCLGKQDMNILQNDPHLLAFC